ACGACGCGCGGCAAATATTCGAGGACGTAATCGTCGAAGGTGTGGTTTTTATCCTCGGGGCCGGGCGCGCCCCAATCGAGGAGGAAAATGTCGTAACCGCGGTCGCGCATGTACTCGACAAAGCTGTGGCCGGGGCGCAAATCGAGCACGTGAGGACGGTTCATGATTGCAAAGACCAACAGTAGCGGAATTTTGTGGCGCTGTTCTTCCGGGAGCGCGGGCACGTAGCGATAAAGCTTGGCCTTATTCAACGTCCAAATGAGCGTTTTTGGCGTTTGCGCGATTTTTGCGTCCGTGGTAACCAGCCGATTGAAAGTGGCCATTTTTTCGGCCACTTTTGAAAGCTGCTCGTAAACCTGCGTGTAATTGGGCGTTTGCGTTTCCGGCGCTTGGGTGTTTTCCGGCGCTTGCGTAGCAGTCATATTTGTGCCTCCGGGGCGTTGATGTTCTTATGTGGCGGTTCCGGACTGGCGCGACGTTGGCAAACACTGATCTAACTTGGCGTCCAAGTCGTCCAAACGGAGTTCGATATTTGTCAGCCGTTCGGCCAAGCGGGTAACTTCATCGCGACTGGGCATGCTGAGATTGGCCAACGCATGCGACATCACGTTTTCCATCATTTTGCGAAACGGTTCCGAATTGCTCAGCCACACGTCGAGCATTTTCCCGGTGGCATCGGCATAGGCGCTGGTGTTGACGAGCTGAACCATCGTTTTCGACCAGGCTTCCAGGCCGTCGTTGCGCATGCTTTTGAGCATGCCGGTGGGATCGAAGATATCGAAGTCGTTGTTATTTTGGCTCATATATGTTCCTTTCGGTGAAGCTTGCCGATTGCTGCGTCTGGCTCTGAGAAGAGGCGGGGGCGCGGGTGTGCGTGCGGACTTCAGCACCCTGGGGACGCCTCTCTCTCAAAGCAAGAGGGGCCATAGCGACTACTCCATGAAGGCTCCTCCGTTGACGTTGAGTTGTTCTCCGGTGATGTAATCTCCTTCGGCCGTCAAAAAGACCACGGCTTTGGCGATTTCGACCGGCTGAGCAAAACGGCCCAGCGGAATTTTGGCCTTAATTTGCGCCTGGATATCGGCGGGAATTCTGGCGAACATGTCGGTTTCGGTGTAGCCGGGGGAGACGCAATTGACCGTAATGCCGGAGCGTGCCAGCTCCATGGCGGCGGTGCGAGTGAAGGCCATGACGCCTCCTTTGGCCGCGCTGTAATTCGCCTGGCCGATGGCGGGGATTTGTCCGTTCATCGAGGTGATGTTGACAATCCGGCCGTAGCTTTGCGCGGTCATGATGGGAATGGCGGCCGAAGTGCAATAGAAATAGGCGGTGAGATTGGTTTGGATGACTTCGGCCCAATTTTCATCGGTCATTTTGCGGAGCATGGCATCTCGAGTAATTCCGGCGTTGTTGACCAAAATGTCGAGGTGGCGAAACTCCTCGGCGACGTGCTTAATCATGGCGTGAACTTCGCCGGAGTCGGCCAAATTCGCCTTGATGAGCAGGGCGGCGCCGCCGAGCTTGGCAATTTCGGCGGCCACTTCTTGGGCCTTGGCCTCGTTGTTTTGATAATTGATCGCTACCCGAGCTCCCTCGCGTGCCAATTCGATGGCGATAGCCCGACCGATGCCGCGCGAAGCGCCCGTCACAATCGCCGTTTTACCTTCCAGCCGTTTCATGACATGAACTCCTCATTACAAGTTTTCGTTTGCCGATCATGGGTCAGGCATGCGGGGCGGCCGGTCCCCTCGTTCTACATCTTGAACATTTCCGGCCACCCACTGCATGTCTGCTAGCCGCCTCATCCCCCGCGATTAAATACTTTCGAAAATGGCGGCGATT
This is a stretch of genomic DNA from Pirellulales bacterium. It encodes these proteins:
- a CDS encoding 3-oxoacyl-ACP reductase family protein, which translates into the protein MKRLEGKTAIVTGASRGIGRAIAIELAREGARVAINYQNNEAKAQEVAAEIAKLGGAALLIKANLADSGEVHAMIKHVAEEFRHLDILVNNAGITRDAMLRKMTDENWAEVIQTNLTAYFYCTSAAIPIMTAQSYGRIVNITSMNGQIPAIGQANYSAAKGGVMAFTRTAAMELARSGITVNCVSPGYTETDMFARIPADIQAQIKAKIPLGRFAQPVEIAKAVVFLTAEGDYITGEQLNVNGGAFME